The Solanum lycopersicum chromosome 9, SLM_r2.1 genome window below encodes:
- the LOC101260267 gene encoding aluminum-activated malate transporter 14-like codes for MSSNVVPVPNEENIIIIISQHDQNKSHKTKLSSIVSFLKESIAKLDIKKVIHSVKVGIALVLVSLLYLLDPLFQKVGQNAIWAIMTVVVVFEFFAGATLSKGINRAIGTVLGGGLGCLAAILADESGEIGGALVVGISVIIIGVGATYSRLIPSVKKKYDYGVMIFILTFSLVVVSGVRADKIMKLAGERLSNIGMGFAVCIFTSFIYPIWAGDELHFSTANKFDKLATSIQGCLEEYFVIANDKEKKATIDISGCKSVMHSKSSDESLANFAKWEPWHGKFGFFYPWEKYLNIGEVLRELAAMIISFKGCIQSVRQSSPTERDSIREPCEKIGLSLATILMELGDSIRHMKRCRAKNLITQCMRQELSLLVNLHNNNNNNNNNNNSTDNESNLGLASFIFQILEMVDKVELLATKVEELGEIAHFHNKKLDV; via the exons atgagttctaacgttgtacCTGTTccaaatgaagaaaatattattattattatttctcaaCATGACCAAAACAAATCACACAAAACCAAACTTTCCTCTATTGTCTCATTTCTCAAGGAAAGTATAGCCAAATTGGATATCAAGAAAGTTATACATAGTGTTAAAGTTGGTATTGCTTTAGTATTGGTATCACTTTTGTACTTGCTTGATCCTTTATTCCAAAAAGTAGGACAAAATGCTATCTGGGCTATTATGACCGTAGTcgttgtttttgaatttttcgcAG GTGCTACACTAAGCAAAGGGATAAATCGAGCTATTGGTACCGTATTGGGTGGAGGATTGGGATGTTTGGCTGCAATATTAGCTGATGAAAGTGGTGAAATTGGTGGTGCCTTAGTTGTTGGCATCTCTGTCATTATCATTG GTGTTGGTGCAACATACTCAAGGTTGATACCAAGTGTGAAGAAGAAATATGATTATGGagttatgatatttattttaacattcaGTTTAGTAGTAGTATCTGGTGTTAGAGCtgacaaaataatgaaattggCTGGAGAGAGACTCTCCAACATTGGGATGGGCTTTGCTGTTTGCATATTTACAAGTTTCATATACCCCATTTGGGCTGGTGATGAACTTCATTTCTCCACTGCAAATAAGTTTGATAAACTTGCCACTTCTATCcaag GGTGCTTAGAGGAATATTTTGTGATAGCCAATGATAAGGAAAAAAAGGCAACAATTGACATCAGTGGATGCAAATCAGTGATGCACTCCAAGTCTAGTGATGAGTCATtg GCAAATTTTGCAAAGTGGGAACCTTGGCATGgaaaatttggatttttttatccATGGGAGAAGTATTTGAATATTGGAGAAGTTTTAAGGGAACTTGCAGCAATGATCATCTCATTTAAAGGGTGTATTCAATCAGTCAGacag TCGTCCCCAACGGAAAGAGACAGCATAAGAGAGCCATGTGAGAAAATAGGGTTGTCACTAGCAACAATTTTGATGGAACTTGGAGATAGCATAAGACACATGAAAAGATGTCGTGCCAAAAATTTGATAACACAATGCATGAGACAAGAGCTAAGCCTCCTTGTAAACttacacaataataataataataataataataataataattcaactgATAATGAAAGTAATCTTGGATTGGCCagctttatttttcaaattttagagATGGTGGACAAGGTTGAATTGTTGGCTACAAAGGTGGAAGAACTTGGTGAAATTGCACACTTTCACAACAAGAAACTTGATGTGTGA